Proteins from a single region of Desulfatiglans anilini DSM 4660:
- the mnmA gene encoding tRNA 2-thiouridine(34) synthase MnmA, giving the protein MNPPTDILVAMSGGVDSAVAAAVLKREGRRVRAVHFLLPGPETGREALIARTRRICGHIGIPLVLRDVREAFDREVITAFRAAYLGGLTPNPCVLCNERVKFPQLADEADRMGAPSIATGHYAVLTAEDGRPRLRRGADPGKEQSYFLHRLSAQILARTRFPLGRMTKAEVEREAVRFGLPVEPGHESQEICFLGGADYRHLIQEGNGRTAAPGRIIDIRGAAVGAHSGAYRYTIGQRHGLGIASPRPYYVLEIRAQQNEVVVGRREDLYSSNVAAEDFVWTGGIEPIQGEIEVLAQIRYRHKAAPAVLEMTGPNRVSLTFHEPQWAVTPGQALVCYDGETVLGGGWIVRPPQS; this is encoded by the coding sequence ATGAACCCCCCGACCGATATCCTGGTCGCCATGAGCGGCGGGGTCGACAGCGCCGTTGCAGCCGCCGTTCTGAAAAGGGAGGGACGGCGCGTCCGTGCCGTCCACTTCCTCCTGCCCGGCCCGGAAACCGGGCGCGAGGCGCTGATCGCGAGAACCCGCAGGATCTGCGGACACATCGGGATCCCGCTCGTGCTCCGCGACGTGCGGGAGGCGTTCGACAGGGAAGTGATCACCGCGTTCCGGGCGGCCTACCTGGGCGGCCTCACACCGAATCCCTGCGTCCTGTGCAACGAACGGGTGAAATTCCCCCAGCTGGCCGATGAAGCGGATCGCATGGGGGCCCCATCGATCGCCACCGGCCACTACGCCGTCCTAACCGCGGAGGACGGCCGGCCGCGCCTCAGACGCGGAGCGGACCCCGGCAAGGAGCAGTCCTATTTTCTCCACAGGCTGTCCGCGCAGATCCTGGCGAGGACCCGGTTTCCGCTCGGCAGGATGACGAAGGCCGAGGTGGAGCGGGAGGCCGTCAGGTTCGGCCTGCCTGTTGAACCCGGCCACGAAAGCCAGGAGATCTGCTTTCTGGGCGGCGCGGACTATCGTCATCTGATCCAGGAGGGGAACGGCCGAACGGCCGCCCCGGGGCGGATCATCGACATCCGGGGAGCGGCTGTCGGAGCCCATTCCGGCGCTTACCGCTATACGATCGGGCAGAGGCACGGGCTCGGCATCGCCTCACCCAGGCCCTATTACGTCCTGGAGATCCGGGCGCAGCAAAACGAGGTGGTTGTCGGGCGGCGGGAAGATCTCTATTCGTCCAATGTGGCGGCCGAAGACTTTGTCTGGACAGGCGGCATCGAGCCCATCCAAGGCGAAATCGAGGTCCTCGCCCAAATCCGTTACCGGCACAAGGCCGCGCCCGCCGTGCTCGAAATGACAGGCCCGAACCGGGTCTCCCTGACCTTTCACGAACCGCAGTGGGCGGTCACCCCGGGGCAGGCCCTGGTCTGCTACGATGGCGAAACCGTCCTCGGCGGCGGATGGATCGTGCGACCGCCCCAATCCTGA
- a CDS encoding 4Fe-4S binding protein translates to MYSKILSLRFPKAIVNEPVAVNLVKKFDLSFNILKATIYPRKEGLMVLELSGHRKNFARGVRYLKSLGIMVESIAQDIKRDEEKCIQCGACTAVCPTGALWIKRPEMEVIFDRDKCSACELCVSACPARAMEVRFNKALLS, encoded by the coding sequence ATGTATTCCAAGATCCTGTCGCTCAGATTTCCAAAGGCCATCGTCAATGAACCGGTAGCGGTCAACCTTGTCAAGAAGTTCGATCTTTCATTCAACATCCTCAAGGCCACCATCTATCCCCGCAAGGAGGGGTTGATGGTCCTCGAGCTGAGCGGGCACCGGAAGAATTTCGCCCGGGGTGTCCGGTACTTGAAAAGCCTCGGGATCATGGTGGAAAGCATCGCGCAGGACATCAAGCGCGACGAGGAAAAATGCATCCAGTGCGGCGCCTGCACCGCCGTCTGTCCAACAGGGGCACTCTGGATCAAACGCCCGGAAATGGAAGTGATCTTCGACCGCGACAAATGCAGCGCCTGCGAACTCTGCGTCTCCGCCTGCCCGGCCAGGGCCATGGAGGTGCGTTTCAACAAGGCGCTTCTTTCCTGA